A stretch of Prunus dulcis chromosome 6, ALMONDv2, whole genome shotgun sequence DNA encodes these proteins:
- the LOC117630985 gene encoding protein farnesyltransferase subunit beta-like, which produces MEASEVPVATVTQRSQKSVESQVGRIYEGFAKLPPDAQFRMLELKRENHIDYLKGGLRQLPSSFCILDALRPWVCFWNLHSSALLGESVDDQLQNNIVDFLSRCQDPNGGYGGGPAQMPHLATTYAAVCSLVTLGGHKALSSINRSEMYMFLRQMKHPSGGFRIHDGGEIDVRACYAAISVASILNILDDELVQNVGNYILSCQTYEGGISAEPGTEAHGGYTFCGVATMIMINQVNQLDLPRLIDWLVFQQGKECGFKGRTNKLVDCCYSFWQGGTFALLQRACSTIDQQLVIPVGGNTFKVNFNDIGHNFVKRRVEMEPLFDGRALQLYLLLCSQEENGGLKDKPGKSRDFYHTCYALSGLSLSQHIWSDDESLLMPRAVLGPYSNLLEPIHPLFNVVLERYHEARDFFTTFWLSNIIVL; this is translated from the exons atGGAGGCGTCGGAGGTTCCCGTAGCAACAGTGACTCAGCGCAGCCAAAAGAGTGTAGAGAGCCAAGTCGGTCGTATCTACGAAGGCTTCGCCAAACTTCCCCCGGACGCCCAATTTCGAAT GTTGGAACTTAAGCGTGAGAATCACATAGATTACCTAAAAGGGGGTCTCAGACAACTCCCAAGCTCCTTCTGCATTTTGGATGCCCT TCGACCGTGGGTTTGCTTTTGGAATTTGCACTCATCGGCTTTACTAGGAGAGTCTGTTGACGACCAATTGCAAAACAACATCGTTGATTTCCTTAGCCGTTGTCAG GACCCAAATGGTGGTTATGGTGGCGGACCTGCACAG ATGCCACATCTTGCAACAACTTATGCTGCTGTCTGTTCACTCGTTACTCTGGGCGGTCATAAAGCTCTTTCGTCAATTAATAG aagTGAAATGTACATGTTTCTACGACAAATGAAACACCCAAGTGGCGGCTTCAG GATTCATGATGGTGGAGAAATTGATGTCCGGGCCTGCTACGCTGCAATTTCT GTAGCAAGTATTTTGAACATTTTGGATGATGAACTCGTGCAGAATGTTGGAAACTACATCTTGAG TTGTCAGACTTATGAAGGTGGCATTTCTGCAGAACCTGGTACTGAAGCTCATGGCGG GTACACCTTCTGTGGGGTGGCAACGATGATTATGATCAATCAGGTCAATCAACTGGACTTGCCGAGACTAATT GATTGGTTGGTATTTCAACAAGGGAAGGAGTGCGGATTTAAGGGGAGGACTAATAAATTGGTTGATTGCTGCTACTCCTTCTGGCAG GGAGGTACTTTTGCATTACTACAAAGAGCATGTTCAACTATTGATCAACAACTGGTGATCCCCGTTGGGGGCAATACTTTTAAAG TAAATTTCAATGATATTGGTCATAATTTTGTAAAGAGAAGGGTAGAAATGGAGCCACTTTTTGATGGACGTGCATTGCAGCTATACTTACTTTTATGCTCACAG GAGGAGAATGGTGGATTAAAAGACAAACCTGGGAAATCCAGAGACTTCTATCACACGTGTTATGCTCTAAGTGGTCTTTCTTTAAGTCAACATATCTGGTCAGATGATGAGTCTCTACTGATGCCGAGAGCAGTGTTGGGTCCCTATTCCAATTTGTTGGAACCAATCCATCCGCTCTTCAATGTTGTCTTAGAACGCTATCATGAAGCAAGGGACTTCTTTACCACATTCTGGCTCAGTAATATTATTGTCCTTTGA